A single window of Collinsella aerofaciens DNA harbors:
- a CDS encoding DEAD/DEAH box helicase — MAQTTTDTSASTVSGAGAASSFSGGTGTEAEFGSLGALSPTWWEPEDGSEPEPWLTPDQAFERFFEWTSDRGIELWDHQEEALMDLAAGDHVILGTPTGSGKSLVALGMLFMGMAQGKRCYYTAPIKALVSEKFFDLVQVLGRDNVGMITGDTHINTKAPVICCTAEILANDALREGEGADVGCVAMDEFHYFADPDRGWAWQVPLLTLPHTQFMLMSATLGDVTAIAASLEEHTGATCDLVVDAPRPVPLSYDYVTTSLEGTVELAMRGGEAPLYIVHFSQDAALATAQSLANFGIASKEQREAIKEAAKGTSFSTAFGKILKRLLGCGVGVHHAGMLPRYRLLVERLAQQGLLPVICGTDTLGVGINVPIHTVVLTALTKFDGYKMRRLRAREFHQIAGRAGRSGFDTEGMVIAEAPEHEIENAKLMAKAGDDPKKLRKIKKKKAPEGFVTWNKQTFERLIETQPETLKPRLRITHSMVISVVEQGGDARARVHDLIETSLQTPEEKAKLEVRADEIFATLIDSGVVVRTEVPPAPDAPTDAAPDIDYALTVDLPEDFALDQPLSPFLLAALELLDPESETYTMDLISMVEATLEDPKQVLRAQERAARDRAMAEMKADGVEYEERLERIQDVTYEKPLEDLLDAAFDKYCQEVPWANDYQLSPKSVLRDMLESASDFKGYIQKLGIARSEGILLRYLAEAYRSLDRTVPIEKRDERLRDIISWLGFVVRSVDSSLVDEWENAGNPAALDAAPPQGIDEVVADRRGCTLLVRNALFRRVTLAAREHVRDLGELDDDWGMSEIRWQKALDAYHEQHEEILTDGDARSAAMFSIDESDEKTAHVWHVHQIFADEDGDHDFGIMGDVDLDATQDGGEVIFKNYRVGFIEDLLED; from the coding sequence ATGGCACAGACCACGACAGATACTTCCGCCAGCACCGTTTCTGGCGCCGGCGCCGCCAGCTCGTTCTCGGGCGGCACGGGAACCGAAGCCGAATTCGGCTCGCTCGGCGCGCTCTCCCCCACCTGGTGGGAGCCCGAGGATGGTAGCGAGCCCGAACCATGGCTCACGCCCGATCAGGCCTTCGAACGCTTCTTTGAATGGACAAGCGACCGCGGTATTGAGCTGTGGGACCACCAGGAAGAGGCCCTCATGGATCTAGCCGCCGGTGACCATGTCATTTTGGGAACACCGACCGGATCGGGCAAGTCGCTTGTCGCGCTAGGCATGCTCTTTATGGGCATGGCACAGGGCAAGCGCTGTTATTACACGGCCCCCATCAAGGCTCTGGTCAGCGAAAAGTTTTTCGACCTTGTGCAGGTGCTCGGCCGCGATAACGTCGGCATGATCACCGGCGACACGCATATCAACACCAAGGCGCCCGTCATCTGCTGCACGGCAGAAATCCTTGCCAACGATGCACTGCGCGAGGGCGAGGGCGCCGACGTGGGCTGCGTCGCCATGGACGAGTTCCACTATTTTGCCGACCCCGACCGCGGCTGGGCCTGGCAGGTGCCACTGCTCACCCTGCCTCACACGCAATTCATGCTCATGAGCGCCACGCTCGGCGATGTCACTGCCATCGCCGCCTCACTCGAGGAACACACCGGCGCTACCTGCGACTTGGTCGTCGATGCCCCACGCCCCGTGCCGCTGAGCTACGACTACGTGACGACCTCCCTCGAGGGCACCGTCGAGCTCGCGATGCGCGGCGGAGAGGCCCCGCTCTATATCGTGCACTTTAGCCAGGATGCCGCCCTTGCGACGGCACAGTCGCTCGCCAACTTTGGCATTGCCAGCAAGGAGCAGCGCGAGGCCATCAAGGAGGCGGCCAAGGGCACGAGCTTCTCGACGGCCTTCGGCAAGATCCTCAAGCGTTTGCTTGGCTGCGGCGTCGGCGTGCACCACGCCGGTATGCTGCCGCGTTATCGTCTGCTGGTCGAGCGTTTGGCGCAGCAGGGCCTGCTGCCCGTCATCTGCGGCACCGATACGCTCGGCGTCGGCATCAACGTACCCATCCACACCGTGGTGCTCACCGCGCTCACCAAGTTCGACGGCTACAAGATGCGTCGCCTGCGCGCCCGCGAGTTCCATCAGATTGCCGGTCGCGCCGGCCGCTCGGGCTTCGATACCGAGGGCATGGTCATCGCCGAGGCCCCGGAGCACGAGATCGAGAACGCCAAACTCATGGCCAAGGCGGGCGACGACCCCAAGAAGCTCCGCAAGATTAAAAAGAAGAAGGCCCCCGAGGGCTTTGTCACCTGGAACAAGCAGACCTTTGAGCGCCTGATCGAGACGCAGCCCGAGACGCTCAAGCCGCGCCTTCGCATCACGCACTCCATGGTGATTAGCGTGGTCGAGCAGGGCGGCGATGCCCGAGCCCGCGTACACGACCTCATCGAAACAAGCCTGCAGACCCCTGAGGAAAAGGCAAAGCTCGAGGTTCGTGCCGACGAGATCTTCGCCACGCTCATCGATTCCGGCGTCGTCGTTCGCACCGAGGTGCCGCCCGCGCCCGACGCCCCGACTGACGCCGCGCCAGACATCGACTATGCACTGACGGTCGATCTGCCCGAGGACTTTGCGCTCGACCAGCCGCTCTCGCCGTTTTTGCTTGCCGCGCTGGAGCTGCTCGACCCCGAGAGTGAGACCTATACCATGGATCTGATCTCGATGGTCGAGGCAACGCTCGAGGACCCCAAGCAGGTATTGCGCGCGCAGGAGCGCGCCGCGCGCGACCGCGCGATGGCCGAAATGAAGGCTGACGGCGTCGAATATGAGGAACGCCTGGAGCGCATCCAGGATGTCACCTACGAAAAGCCGCTCGAGGACTTGCTCGATGCCGCCTTCGACAAGTACTGCCAAGAAGTACCTTGGGCCAACGACTACCAGCTCTCGCCCAAGAGCGTCCTGCGCGACATGCTGGAGAGCGCGAGCGACTTTAAGGGCTATATCCAAAAGCTCGGCATCGCCCGCTCCGAGGGCATTTTGCTGCGTTACCTGGCAGAGGCCTACCGTTCACTCGACCGCACCGTGCCCATCGAGAAGCGCGACGAGCGCCTGCGCGACATTATCTCGTGGCTGGGCTTTGTGGTGCGCTCGGTGGACTCGAGCCTGGTGGATGAGTGGGAGAACGCCGGCAACCCGGCAGCCCTCGATGCTGCGCCGCCGCAGGGCATCGACGAGGTCGTGGCGGACCGTCGCGGCTGCACGCTATTGGTGCGCAACGCGCTCTTCCGCCGCGTGACCCTTGCCGCCCGCGAGCACGTTCGCGACCTGGGCGAGCTCGACGACGACTGGGGCATGAGCGAGATCCGCTGGCAAAAAGCACTCGACGCTTACCACGAGCAGCACGAGGAAATCCTCACCGACGGAGATGCCCGCAGCGCCGCGATGTTTTCCATTGACGAGTCCGACGAGAAGACCGCGCACGTATGGCACGTGCACCAGATCTTTGCCGACGAGGATGGCGACCACGATTTTGGCATCATGGGCGATGTCGATCTGGACGCCACGCAAGACGGCGGCGAGGTCATCTTCAAAAACTACCGCGTCGGCTTTATCGAGGACCTGCTCGAGGACTAG
- a CDS encoding PLP-dependent aminotransferase family protein, whose product MLDYNLEKRGEASLYEYVYQQIRDDIVAGRIVAGEHLPSKRAFASHLGISVITIENAYSQLLAEGYICSIPRRGYYACELPDAPVLASAAEGIDRDAVSVGPSVHDVNGQVERFDALSPSALEAARLWQSALRATLASEDEREIFSPAPAQGTARLRRAIAHHLHGTRGMNVDPNNIVIGAGAQLLDTMLVQLLGADKVYAVEDPGYLRLTRIYQAMGCQVRHIPLDDEGVDLSTLQKSGTDVLHLMPSHQYPTGLVTSIARRYALLSWAAERPGRYLIEDDFDCEFRLAGKPIPALASIDAAQSVIYTNTFSKSLSSALRLAYMVLPDELMERFRRNLGFYASSVSSVDQVALARLLESGDYERHVNRVRVRAREARDGLAALVRKAFPAGEVSIEHADAGLYCIVVAERGTGGSTFARALTRSSIPFIDIGDCFWCADGASVPENSTQILVQYDDLSPKVLTSLELQLMGGHSAT is encoded by the coding sequence ATGCTTGACTACAATTTGGAAAAACGCGGCGAAGCATCGCTCTATGAGTATGTTTACCAGCAAATTCGAGATGATATCGTAGCTGGACGCATTGTGGCGGGGGAGCATTTGCCGTCTAAGCGCGCCTTTGCCAGTCATCTGGGAATCAGTGTTATTACCATCGAGAATGCATATAGCCAGTTACTCGCTGAGGGCTATATTTGCTCAATACCACGTCGTGGCTACTACGCTTGCGAGCTTCCGGATGCACCGGTTTTGGCTTCGGCTGCGGAGGGCATCGACCGAGATGCCGTCTCTGTGGGCCCCAGCGTGCATGATGTCAACGGACAGGTCGAGCGATTCGATGCGCTTTCTCCTTCTGCTTTGGAGGCGGCGCGGCTTTGGCAAAGCGCGCTACGGGCGACGCTGGCATCCGAAGACGAGCGCGAAATCTTTTCGCCCGCACCGGCGCAGGGCACTGCTCGGCTGCGACGCGCAATTGCTCACCATCTGCACGGGACAAGGGGTATGAATGTCGACCCCAACAACATCGTTATCGGTGCGGGCGCCCAGCTGCTCGATACCATGTTGGTTCAGTTGCTTGGCGCGGACAAGGTGTATGCGGTTGAGGATCCGGGCTATTTGCGTCTGACGCGTATCTATCAGGCTATGGGCTGCCAAGTTCGACATATCCCGTTGGATGATGAGGGCGTGGACTTGAGCACTCTGCAGAAAAGCGGGACCGATGTCCTTCACCTGATGCCGTCCCATCAGTATCCGACCGGCCTTGTGACGAGCATTGCGCGTCGCTATGCGCTTCTGAGCTGGGCCGCCGAGCGACCAGGTCGGTATCTCATCGAAGATGACTTTGATTGTGAGTTTCGCCTTGCTGGCAAGCCGATTCCTGCGCTCGCATCGATCGATGCCGCCCAGTCGGTTATTTACACCAACACGTTTTCGAAGAGCCTGTCATCGGCGTTGCGTCTAGCGTACATGGTGTTGCCCGATGAGCTAATGGAGCGGTTTAGGCGCAACCTTGGTTTTTACGCCTCGTCGGTTAGCTCTGTTGACCAGGTCGCTTTGGCTCGTTTGCTGGAATCGGGTGATTACGAGCGACATGTGAACCGCGTGCGCGTGCGCGCTCGCGAGGCGCGCGATGGCCTGGCGGCGCTTGTGCGGAAGGCGTTTCCGGCAGGGGAAGTCTCGATCGAGCATGCAGACGCGGGCCTTTACTGTATCGTGGTTGCGGAGCGTGGAACGGGCGGAAGCACTTTTGCACGGGCCCTCACGCGCTCGAGCATCCCTTTTATCGATATTGGTGACTGTTTTTGGTGTGCCGATGGCGCATCTGTCCCTGAAAACTCAACTCAAATTCTTGTTCAGTATGACGATCTGAGTCCAAAAGTGCTAACTAGCTTGGAATTGCAGCTAATGGGGGGGCACTCTGCAACCTAA
- a CDS encoding HIRAN domain-containing protein yields the protein MYEPSRVLLSFHIAGFQYADGALVLGDLKAGDKLTLCAERDNPHDPEAVAIYYGKTKLGYVPGNEVGPLSLMMYYGHEDVFEARVQQVAPERSPWHQVRVGLYVVDAR from the coding sequence ATGTACGAGCCTTCACGTGTTCTTCTGTCATTTCACATTGCAGGATTTCAGTATGCCGATGGCGCCTTGGTCCTGGGCGATCTTAAAGCGGGCGATAAGCTGACGCTGTGTGCCGAGCGCGATAATCCCCATGACCCCGAGGCAGTTGCGATCTACTATGGCAAGACCAAACTTGGCTACGTTCCGGGAAACGAGGTCGGCCCGCTGTCCTTGATGATGTATTACGGCCACGAGGACGTATTTGAGGCCCGCGTGCAACAGGTTGCCCCCGAGCGCAGCCCGTGGCACCAGGTGCGCGTTGGCCTCTATGTGGTGGATGCCCGCTAG
- a CDS encoding DUF2130 domain-containing protein, giving the protein MNEIKCPHCGEVFKVDASGYADIVKQVRDAEFSRDLDERVKAVQREGEQALELERSRSTAALQQAKSQRNAQLVEQKNTADQKLAQEVAKRDAELAELRAKLEGAAAERESASQRAAVEARANAQKENAELQREIDSLRAQLGRKDDEAKLAESAARNAAQNDLAARDAQIAELQARLAAADKAQEMALAAAAAESQRELDAARSEAERALADYRAKVQEKFSAAKAQSEQEAEGLRAQLREQELMAKMNLSEAVAAAERERDEARAKLTSELAVRDSREEQVKAAHELELAQAKRASDDLIRYKDEEIERLKDMKVRLSTKMVGESLEQHCETEFNRLRMTAFPNAYFEKDNDASEGTKGDFIFRECDASGNEVISIMFEMKNENDETATKHKNEDFFKKLDHDRRQKGCEYAVLCTLLEPESELYNAGIVDVSYRYEKMYVIRPQFFIPMITLLRNAAMGSLRYKQELAEYKQQNIDVTNFEAKMEKFKNDFGRNYEIASRKFQTAIDEIDKTISHLQKTKEALLSSENNLRLANKKADDLTIRKLTWGNKTMKAAFDEARGAATETNDEPAEADSYEVEGAE; this is encoded by the coding sequence ATGAACGAGATCAAGTGCCCGCATTGCGGCGAAGTTTTTAAGGTCGATGCATCCGGCTATGCGGATATCGTCAAGCAGGTGCGCGATGCCGAGTTCTCGCGCGACCTGGATGAGCGTGTGAAGGCAGTCCAGCGTGAGGGTGAGCAGGCGCTGGAGCTTGAGCGCTCGCGTTCGACGGCTGCCTTGCAACAGGCAAAGTCTCAGCGCAATGCCCAGCTTGTCGAGCAGAAGAACACTGCGGATCAGAAACTGGCGCAAGAGGTTGCCAAGCGCGATGCTGAGCTTGCCGAGCTGCGCGCTAAGCTCGAGGGCGCTGCCGCAGAGCGCGAGAGTGCAAGCCAGCGCGCGGCGGTTGAGGCACGAGCCAATGCTCAAAAAGAGAATGCCGAACTCCAGCGTGAGATTGATAGCCTGCGTGCGCAGCTTGGGCGCAAAGATGACGAAGCAAAGCTTGCCGAGTCGGCGGCGCGCAACGCTGCTCAAAACGATTTAGCTGCACGCGACGCTCAGATTGCCGAGCTGCAGGCCAGGCTTGCCGCGGCGGACAAGGCCCAGGAGATGGCGCTTGCCGCTGCCGCGGCAGAGTCGCAGCGTGAGCTCGATGCCGCTCGCAGCGAGGCCGAGCGCGCGCTTGCTGACTATCGCGCGAAGGTGCAAGAGAAGTTTTCCGCCGCAAAGGCTCAGTCCGAGCAAGAGGCCGAGGGCCTGCGTGCCCAGCTGCGCGAGCAGGAACTGATGGCAAAAATGAACCTGTCAGAGGCGGTCGCCGCGGCGGAGCGAGAGCGCGATGAGGCGCGTGCCAAACTGACGAGCGAGCTGGCGGTGCGCGATTCTCGCGAGGAACAGGTCAAGGCGGCACACGAGCTCGAGCTTGCGCAGGCCAAGCGCGCGAGCGATGACCTGATTCGCTACAAGGACGAAGAGATTGAGCGCCTTAAGGACATGAAGGTCCGCCTGTCCACCAAGATGGTGGGCGAGTCGCTCGAGCAGCACTGCGAGACCGAGTTCAACCGTCTGCGCATGACGGCGTTTCCTAACGCGTACTTCGAGAAGGATAACGATGCGTCCGAGGGCACCAAGGGCGACTTTATCTTCCGCGAGTGCGACGCAAGCGGTAACGAGGTCATTTCGATTATGTTCGAGATGAAAAACGAGAACGACGAGACCGCGACCAAGCACAAAAACGAGGACTTCTTTAAGAAACTCGATCACGATCGTCGCCAGAAAGGCTGTGAGTACGCGGTGCTCTGCACACTGCTCGAGCCCGAAAGCGAGCTCTATAACGCAGGGATAGTCGACGTGAGTTACCGCTATGAGAAGATGTACGTGATCCGCCCGCAGTTCTTCATTCCCATGATCACGCTGCTGCGCAACGCCGCCATGGGTTCGCTGCGCTATAAGCAGGAGCTGGCGGAGTACAAGCAGCAGAATATCGACGTCACGAACTTCGAAGCCAAGATGGAAAAGTTCAAGAATGATTTCGGCCGCAACTACGAGATCGCGAGCCGCAAGTTCCAAACGGCGATCGATGAGATCGATAAGACGATTAGCCACCTGCAGAAAACCAAGGAGGCGTTGCTGTCCTCCGAGAACAATCTGCGCCTAGCCAACAAGAAGGCGGACGATCTTACCATTCGCAAGCTCACGTGGGGCAACAAGACCATGAAGGCCGCGTTTGACGAGGCGCGCGGGGCTGCGACAGAGACAAACGATGAGCCAGCCGAGGCGGATTCGTATGAGGTCGAGGGTGCCGAGTAA
- a CDS encoding metallophosphoesterase family protein — protein MMWFTADLHLGDTNILHDMDRPFGSVEEMNRKVIDAINECVAADDRLYILGDFTYRLPLAEAVRLRERIECQNVTLIRGNHDGDWEDSDVPRIWEDVRDYLEIAPGYAKGHRLVMSHYPMLSWNGKARGAIMLHGHIHSRGDRANARNRDRERPIFRYDVGLDANEYKPVSRDQILSFFGL, from the coding sequence ATGATGTGGTTTACCGCCGACTTGCACCTGGGCGATACGAATATCTTGCACGACATGGACCGGCCGTTTGGCTCGGTCGAGGAGATGAACCGCAAGGTCATCGATGCCATCAATGAGTGCGTGGCTGCGGACGACCGCCTCTATATTCTGGGTGACTTTACCTATCGTTTGCCCCTGGCGGAGGCGGTGCGCCTGCGCGAGCGTATCGAATGCCAGAACGTGACGCTCATCCGCGGTAACCATGACGGCGACTGGGAAGATTCCGACGTACCGCGGATTTGGGAAGACGTGCGCGATTACCTGGAGATTGCTCCCGGCTATGCCAAGGGCCATCGTCTGGTTATGAGCCACTACCCCATGCTCAGCTGGAACGGCAAGGCACGTGGCGCCATTATGCTGCATGGGCATATCCACAGCAGAGGTGACCGCGCCAACGCACGCAACCGCGATCGCGAGCGCCCTATCTTTCGCTACGATGTCGGTCTCGATGCCAACGAGTACAAGCCCGTAAGCCGCGATCAGATTCTTAGCTTCTTTGGGTTATAG
- a CDS encoding ferritin family protein, protein MKFVCPVCGYVEEFDGDQLPEDFKCPQCGVPGSRFLKQEEGQLEWAAEHVVGVAKMEGVSEDIVADLRANFEGECSEVGMYLAMARVAHREGYPEIGLYWEKAAHEEAEHAAKFAELLGEVVTDSTKKNLEMRVEAENGATAGKTDLAKRAKAAGLDAIHDTVHEMARDEARHGKAFAGLLKRYFG, encoded by the coding sequence ATGAAGTTTGTTTGCCCCGTTTGCGGTTATGTGGAAGAGTTCGACGGCGACCAGCTGCCCGAGGACTTCAAGTGCCCCCAGTGCGGCGTTCCCGGTTCTCGCTTCCTGAAGCAGGAGGAGGGTCAGCTCGAGTGGGCTGCCGAGCACGTCGTGGGCGTCGCCAAGATGGAGGGCGTCTCCGAGGACATCGTTGCCGACCTGCGCGCCAACTTTGAGGGCGAGTGCTCCGAGGTCGGTATGTACCTGGCCATGGCGCGCGTCGCTCATCGCGAGGGCTATCCCGAGATCGGCCTGTACTGGGAGAAGGCTGCCCACGAGGAGGCCGAGCACGCTGCCAAGTTCGCTGAGCTCCTGGGCGAGGTCGTGACCGACTCCACCAAGAAGAACCTCGAGATGCGCGTTGAGGCCGAGAACGGCGCCACCGCCGGCAAGACCGATCTTGCTAAGCGCGCCAAGGCCGCTGGCCTCGATGCCATCCACGACACCGTGCACGAGATGGCTCGCGACGAGGCTCGCCACGGCAAGGCTTTCGCCGGCCTGCTCAAGCGCTACTTCGGCTAA
- a CDS encoding methyltransferase domain-containing protein, with product MGAVHVRTPKNFVLEERLERYADAIETNPEAYAGDWREACAPAGSKPFEHLHLDLGCGKGTYLVERAHREPDTLFIGMDQEPICIAYAAQKICEQGLSNALVLPRGAASLPQLFAAGELDAITIIFPTPQPKAKYAKKRLVHVDHLMLYRPLFSAGATVTLRTDSKPLRDYALGQFAAAGYDTLWVSDDVRRDHPEHPETEYECRTREMGAAVYGICATPGAQPSDEQLAAGRAQEQSLACYLPENLDALTYVPLGMEEAVENFRNRARKSKKRLPQES from the coding sequence ATGGGAGCCGTCCACGTTCGCACGCCTAAGAACTTTGTGCTCGAGGAGCGCCTGGAGCGCTACGCCGATGCGATCGAGACGAACCCCGAGGCTTATGCCGGAGATTGGCGCGAGGCTTGCGCGCCAGCTGGCAGCAAGCCCTTCGAACACCTTCACCTGGATCTTGGCTGTGGCAAGGGAACCTATCTGGTCGAGCGCGCCCACCGCGAGCCCGACACCCTCTTTATCGGCATGGACCAGGAGCCCATCTGCATCGCCTATGCCGCGCAGAAAATCTGCGAACAGGGGCTATCCAACGCACTCGTCCTGCCCCGAGGCGCCGCATCGCTGCCACAGCTGTTTGCCGCAGGCGAGCTCGATGCCATCACCATTATCTTTCCCACGCCGCAGCCCAAGGCCAAGTACGCTAAAAAACGACTCGTCCATGTCGACCATCTGATGCTCTACCGCCCGCTCTTTTCAGCCGGCGCTACCGTCACGCTGCGCACCGATAGCAAGCCGTTGCGCGATTACGCCCTGGGACAGTTTGCCGCGGCCGGCTACGATACGCTTTGGGTAAGCGACGACGTCCGCCGCGACCATCCCGAGCACCCCGAGACCGAATATGAATGCCGCACGCGCGAGATGGGTGCCGCCGTCTATGGCATTTGCGCCACACCCGGCGCGCAGCCCAGCGATGAACAGCTCGCGGCGGGCCGCGCGCAGGAGCAAAGCCTTGCCTGCTACCTGCCCGAAAACCTCGATGCGCTCACCTATGTACCTCTGGGCATGGAAGAGGCCGTCGAGAACTTTAGAAACCGCGCCCGCAAAAGCAAGAAGCGCCTGCCGCAGGAGTCCTAG
- a CDS encoding aldehyde dehydrogenase, whose amino-acid sequence MNTEEIARIVGDQRTYFKTHATFDVDARRRALVSLRDAVRAHEADIAHALKTDLGKSHDEAYMCEIGTSLSEIRHQIAHVARWSRPRLRPCDLANAVSACKTQAVPYGVTLIMAPWNYPFLLTLEPLAGALAAGNTVVIKPSAYAPASSAVLKQICEEAFDPRLVTVVEGGRAENEALLDECWDKIFFTGSVPVGKLVMERASKNLTPVTLELGGKSPCIVDATANLKVAARRIAFGKWLNVGQTCVAPDYLLVDARVHDELLDLIREEARRMFGEHPLDNEDYGHIVNAKHFARVRGLIDPDKVVLGGTARESSLKIEPTILDGVTPDDAVMQEEIFGPILPVLTFESLDEAETFITDRPTPLALYIFSQDRSVQQRFVRYVPFGGGCVNDTIMHLATSHMGFGGMGASGMGQYHGRESFDTFSHKKSIVNKATWLDVPFRYAPYASWKHKFVRMFVH is encoded by the coding sequence ATGAACACCGAGGAAATTGCGCGCATCGTCGGCGATCAGCGCACTTACTTTAAAACGCACGCTACGTTTGATGTTGATGCCCGACGTCGCGCGCTCGTGAGTTTACGCGATGCGGTACGGGCGCACGAGGCCGATATTGCCCATGCACTCAAGACCGATTTGGGAAAGTCGCATGACGAGGCATATATGTGCGAGATCGGCACGTCGCTTTCCGAGATTCGTCATCAGATCGCTCACGTGGCTCGATGGAGTCGTCCGCGCCTGCGTCCGTGTGACCTTGCCAACGCCGTGAGCGCGTGCAAAACGCAAGCCGTGCCCTATGGCGTCACGCTCATCATGGCTCCGTGGAACTACCCGTTTTTGCTAACACTCGAGCCGCTCGCCGGCGCCCTTGCCGCGGGCAATACCGTGGTCATCAAGCCGAGTGCCTATGCTCCGGCATCGAGCGCGGTGCTCAAGCAAATCTGTGAAGAGGCATTTGATCCGCGCCTGGTGACGGTTGTCGAGGGCGGGCGCGCCGAGAACGAAGCGTTGCTCGATGAGTGCTGGGACAAGATCTTCTTTACCGGTAGCGTTCCGGTCGGCAAGCTCGTCATGGAGCGCGCGAGTAAAAACCTCACGCCCGTGACGCTTGAGCTGGGCGGCAAGAGCCCCTGCATCGTGGATGCGACGGCAAACTTGAAGGTTGCGGCGCGGCGTATCGCCTTTGGTAAATGGCTCAACGTGGGGCAGACCTGCGTGGCGCCCGACTACCTGCTGGTCGATGCGCGCGTGCACGACGAGCTGCTGGACCTCATCAGGGAAGAGGCCCGCCGTATGTTTGGCGAGCATCCGCTCGATAACGAGGACTACGGGCATATCGTCAACGCCAAGCATTTTGCGCGTGTGCGCGGGCTGATCGATCCCGATAAGGTCGTGCTGGGAGGCACGGCGCGCGAGTCGTCGCTCAAGATTGAGCCGACGATCCTAGACGGCGTGACCCCCGATGACGCCGTGATGCAGGAGGAGATCTTCGGTCCCATCTTGCCGGTGCTGACGTTTGAGAGCCTAGACGAGGCCGAGACGTTTATTACGGATCGTCCGACGCCGCTGGCCCTGTATATCTTTAGCCAGGACCGTTCGGTTCAGCAACGCTTTGTGCGCTACGTGCCCTTTGGCGGCGGCTGTGTCAACGACACGATCATGCACTTGGCTACGAGCCATATGGGCTTTGGCGGCATGGGCGCGAGCGGTATGGGGCAGTACCATGGACGCGAGAGCTTCGATACGTTTAGCCACAAGAAGAGCATCGTGAACAAGGCAACTTGGCTGGACGTGCCGTTTCGGTATGCGCCCTACGCAAGCTGGAAGCACAAGTTCGTGCGCATGTTTGTGCATTAG
- a CDS encoding iron-containing alcohol dehydrogenase: MHLARRAWCRTYQTVFRIALPILPYTEPRILEHAEDVPAVLQKRSIQKVLIVTDPGIARLGLTAPLETALACRGIGVTVYAETRANPTVSNVEEAASLYRESACQAIIGFGGGSAMDCAKGVGARIAQPNKPINKMRGLLRIHRLLPLLIAVPTTAGTGSEVTLAAVITDDETHYKYPINDFVLIPRFAVHDPEFTCGLPASITGQTGMDALTHAVEAFIGRSTTPYTRKMARQAVQLIHDNLLEAYEHGDDMRARRNMLSAAYKAGVAFTRSYVGYVHAIAHSLGGRYGIPHGLANAIILPHMLRAYGDAAAPKLADLARMAGIAPATAQDSLAAEAFFDWVDRMNEILGIPKYVSGIRRSDIPEMAAHADAEANPLYPVPLLMDRLELERMYEVVAGGMFEDEN, encoded by the coding sequence ATGCATCTAGCCCGTCGTGCCTGGTGCCGAACATATCAGACGGTTTTTCGCATTGCATTGCCGATCCTGCCCTATACCGAGCCGCGCATTTTAGAGCATGCCGAGGATGTGCCCGCGGTGCTTCAAAAGCGCTCGATCCAGAAGGTCCTTATCGTGACGGATCCCGGCATTGCCCGTCTGGGGCTCACGGCACCGCTCGAGACGGCGCTCGCATGCAGGGGGATTGGCGTTACGGTCTATGCCGAAACGCGTGCAAACCCCACGGTTTCAAACGTGGAAGAAGCGGCGTCCCTGTATCGAGAGAGCGCCTGCCAGGCCATTATCGGCTTTGGCGGTGGCTCGGCCATGGACTGTGCCAAGGGCGTGGGCGCACGCATTGCGCAGCCAAACAAGCCCATCAACAAGATGCGCGGCCTACTGCGGATTCATCGTCTCCTGCCGCTGCTTATTGCGGTTCCCACTACCGCCGGTACGGGAAGCGAAGTCACGCTCGCGGCGGTTATCACCGATGACGAGACGCACTACAAATACCCCATTAACGACTTTGTGCTCATCCCGCGTTTTGCAGTCCACGACCCCGAGTTTACGTGCGGCTTGCCCGCTTCCATTACGGGGCAGACGGGCATGGACGCCCTGACGCATGCCGTTGAGGCCTTTATCGGGCGAAGCACCACGCCCTATACGCGCAAGATGGCGCGACAGGCGGTGCAGCTTATCCACGACAATTTGCTCGAGGCCTATGAGCATGGTGACGACATGCGCGCTCGTCGCAATATGCTTTCGGCGGCGTATAAGGCGGGCGTTGCGTTTACCCGCTCCTATGTCGGATATGTGCATGCCATCGCGCACAGTCTGGGCGGCCGATACGGAATTCCGCACGGTTTGGCCAACGCGATCATCCTGCCGCACATGCTTCGCGCTTATGGTGACGCCGCCGCCCCCAAGCTTGCCGATCTTGCTCGCATGGCGGGCATTGCGCCGGCTACCGCGCAGGATAGTCTTGCGGCCGAGGCCTTTTTCGATTGGGTCGACCGCATGAACGAGATCCTGGGAATCCCCAAATATGTCTCGGGCATTCGCCGCTCCGACATTCCCGAGATGGCGGCGCATGCCGATGCCGAGGCCAATCCGCTGTACCCCGTTCCGCTTTTGATGGACCGCTTGGAGCTCGAGCGTATGTACGAGGTCGTCGCGGGTGGTATGTTTGAGGACGAGAACTAG